In Phaeobacter inhibens DSM 16374, the following proteins share a genomic window:
- a CDS encoding Panacea domain-containing protein, whose product MSAQVVADDILKIAKRRGMSLTPMQLMKLVYISYGWYLAMHNDKLFNDRIEAWKYGPVIPNLYQATKRFGRDEIPTDLVADGPISNPSMEAFYDSIVENYGKYSGIALSNLTHRQGTPWQRVFQTNVMSTEIPDEYIRDHYQQGLDARRATPTPA is encoded by the coding sequence ATGTCAGCACAAGTTGTAGCAGATGATATTCTAAAGATTGCAAAGAGGCGGGGCATGTCCCTGACCCCTATGCAGTTGATGAAGCTCGTCTACATCTCTTACGGTTGGTACCTCGCGATGCACAACGACAAGCTGTTCAATGACCGCATTGAGGCTTGGAAGTATGGGCCTGTCATCCCCAATCTGTATCAAGCGACTAAGCGGTTCGGCAGAGACGAAATCCCCACAGACTTGGTTGCCGATGGGCCAATCAGTAACCCGAGCATGGAAGCATTTTACGATAGCATTGTAGAGAACTATGGAAAATACTCCGGGATTGCCCTTTCAAATCTAACACATAGGCAGGGCACCCCTTGGCAGAGGGTTTTCCAGACCAATGTCATGAGTACTGAAATACCGGATGAATACATTCGAGACCACTATCAGCAGGGATTAGATGCAAGACGCGCCACCCCCACCCCCGCCTGA